From the Saccharobesus litoralis genome, one window contains:
- a CDS encoding TonB-dependent receptor plug domain-containing protein, which translates to MKDRFEVKKVIAIGLAILGSSSVVADELFKYNQLMEMDLSQLLKVKIATGTAKRLSEVPAVVSVITANDIAASGARTLAEAIEKVPGLHVMASEFRLSRLYSFRGIQSSSTPQVLILIDGVEISNLTSSSMPVAFRYPTHFIEKIEIIRGPGSAVYGADAFSGVINIITQEHANLNQVELGANLGSFAYQELWMNGHWAVDDLNVSWSFTREEQGNDSGRVTPYGVMDRGRELDNLHVNLSYGDFVLKNWYWRTGQQMGNGVSVAGNNIDRDQSEAYKSNLQWHHSFSTYSDITIDATYFLNKTNAYFQLFPPGTWPVGTDGNIFQPPFTPVEFPNGVIGAPRGDTQKYKLDGVYLYTGVDNHRLRFAIGLNEQKLINVEEVKNFGPGILDENSIPADGISDQLIDVTGTPYVYTPQYKRDLWYVSIQDEWKLADDWELTAGIRYDHYSDFGSTTNPRMALVWNTSSALTTKLLYGSAFRAPSVAELAYINNPATLGNPNIKPEEIQTLELVVDYKVSETLAGALNVFKYQSSDLIQLDNAAVYQNIGQQDGYGFEFEANWQASNQLEVSGNFSWLRSELPLSNEDKANVPRVMAYLALDYQFDDSLSMLAQSYLIADRKRQTGDTRSKIKDYNKLDITLRWQVSNNWRATLGIKNALDDDIRQPSPNSPLFALDLGYPDDYPMKGRSLFAGIVLSLR; encoded by the coding sequence ATGAAAGACAGGTTCGAAGTCAAAAAGGTGATTGCTATTGGATTGGCTATATTGGGATCAAGTTCAGTCGTTGCTGATGAGTTGTTCAAATATAATCAATTAATGGAAATGGACTTAAGCCAGTTGTTAAAAGTTAAAATAGCAACAGGTACGGCTAAGCGGTTATCTGAAGTGCCTGCTGTGGTGTCGGTTATAACTGCTAACGATATCGCCGCTAGTGGCGCTCGAACATTGGCCGAAGCCATTGAAAAGGTGCCTGGTTTACATGTTATGGCATCTGAATTTCGTTTGAGCCGTTTATATAGTTTTCGCGGTATTCAAAGCTCGTCTACCCCGCAAGTACTTATTCTTATTGATGGTGTGGAAATCTCTAATCTAACTTCGTCTTCCATGCCCGTTGCTTTTCGTTACCCAACTCACTTTATTGAGAAAATCGAGATCATACGAGGACCTGGTTCTGCGGTGTATGGTGCTGATGCTTTTAGTGGCGTGATTAATATCATAACCCAAGAGCATGCTAACCTTAATCAGGTTGAATTGGGGGCAAATCTAGGGTCGTTTGCTTATCAAGAATTATGGATGAATGGTCATTGGGCGGTAGATGATTTAAACGTGAGTTGGTCTTTTACCCGTGAAGAGCAAGGTAATGATTCTGGCAGAGTCACCCCGTATGGCGTGATGGATCGTGGTAGAGAATTAGATAACTTGCATGTCAATTTGTCATATGGCGATTTTGTATTAAAAAATTGGTATTGGCGAACTGGGCAACAAATGGGCAACGGTGTCAGTGTTGCCGGTAATAATATCGATCGCGACCAAAGTGAAGCATATAAGTCTAATTTACAATGGCATCATAGCTTTTCGACGTATTCAGATATTACGATAGACGCCACCTATTTTTTAAATAAAACCAACGCTTACTTTCAGCTTTTTCCACCGGGTACATGGCCTGTCGGGACAGATGGTAATATTTTTCAACCCCCTTTTACGCCAGTTGAATTTCCTAATGGTGTGATTGGCGCGCCGCGAGGTGATACGCAAAAATATAAACTTGATGGTGTTTACCTTTATACAGGGGTGGATAACCATAGGTTGCGTTTTGCTATTGGCTTGAATGAACAGAAATTGATCAATGTTGAAGAAGTCAAAAACTTTGGACCTGGTATTTTGGATGAAAATTCGATACCTGCCGACGGCATAAGTGATCAACTGATTGACGTAACAGGCACTCCTTATGTTTATACGCCCCAATACAAACGAGATTTATGGTACGTATCAATTCAAGATGAATGGAAGTTGGCTGATGATTGGGAATTAACCGCAGGTATTCGTTACGATCACTACTCAGATTTTGGTAGTACAACCAATCCTAGAATGGCCTTAGTGTGGAATACGAGTTCAGCATTAACCACTAAACTACTGTATGGCAGCGCTTTTAGAGCCCCTAGTGTTGCTGAGTTAGCCTATATTAATAATCCAGCAACTTTGGGTAACCCGAATATTAAACCGGAAGAAATTCAAACCCTAGAGTTAGTTGTTGATTATAAAGTGTCAGAAACCTTAGCTGGCGCCCTCAATGTATTTAAGTATCAATCATCTGATTTGATCCAGCTCGATAATGCAGCTGTGTATCAAAATATAGGGCAACAAGACGGCTATGGCTTTGAATTTGAAGCAAACTGGCAAGCAAGCAATCAACTTGAAGTGAGTGGCAATTTTTCTTGGTTGCGATCTGAATTGCCCTTGAGTAACGAAGATAAAGCCAATGTACCCAGAGTGATGGCTTATTTAGCATTAGATTATCAGTTTGATGATAGCCTGAGTATGTTAGCGCAAAGCTATTTAATTGCCGACCGCAAACGCCAAACGGGTGATACTCGTTCTAAAATCAAGGATTACAATAAGCTAGATATTACTTTGCGTTGGCAAGTTAGCAATAATTGGCGTGCAACTCTAGGCATTAAAAATGCCTTGGATGACGACATTCGCCAACCGTCACCCAACTCACCTTTATTTGCTTTAGATTTAGGTTACCCAGATGATTACCCAATGAAAGGGCGTAGTTTATTTGCTGGTATCGTATTGAGCTTGCGATAA
- a CDS encoding Lrp/AsnC family transcriptional regulator, with protein sequence MLDDLDKTDRKILALLQQDGNLTAAEIADQIGLSQSPCWRRINRLQQQGYIANRVVLLDRHKVGLGVVAFVTIKLSSHGRNSLEEFELAIVGFPEVVECWTVSGAMDYILRVVTQDMDSYEFFLRHKLLKLAHIHEAQSHISMTEVKNTTQLPLQP encoded by the coding sequence GTGTTAGATGATTTAGATAAAACCGACCGCAAAATTTTGGCCTTATTGCAACAGGACGGCAATTTAACCGCAGCGGAAATCGCCGACCAAATTGGCTTGTCGCAATCGCCTTGTTGGCGACGCATTAACCGCTTGCAACAACAAGGCTATATTGCCAACCGCGTGGTGTTATTAGATCGACACAAAGTCGGTTTGGGGGTTGTTGCTTTTGTCACTATTAAGCTGTCTTCCCACGGCCGTAATTCGCTTGAAGAGTTTGAGTTAGCCATTGTTGGTTTTCCTGAAGTGGTTGAATGCTGGACGGTGTCTGGTGCTATGGACTATATTTTACGAGTCGTCACCCAAGACATGGACAGCTACGAATTCTTTTTACGCCATAAATTGCTCAAACTCGCCCATATCCACGAAGCTCAAAGTCACATAAGTATGACCGAAGTTAAAAACACCACTCAATTGCCGTTGCAGCCTTAG
- a CDS encoding cysteine desulfurase-like protein, with product MNANTRNQFPALNRLRQGKPVIYFDGAGGSQAPQTVINAYADYLTQGNANLGSPSATSRLTEQLVVEARQAACDFLGCQLAQSVVFGANATSLIFHFSYSIAKQWQAGDEIIVTALDHYANVSPWLNAALACGVTVHTIPIDRETWQLDYSVLANKLNANTRLIAIPYVSNVTGTVVDVQHIVQMARAFAHIQVFVDAVAAAPHVKINFQYLDCDFLVTSGYKHFAGHLGVLVAKPKWLQLLLPNKVAPASEQSPNCWEMGTQNFEAMAAYIACINYLQSLIEDEPVTIDLASSSDFYSGGHDIGSQDMLPADRKQKLENAFTHIQNHENELSRYFMQQLAELRGANLLGQKTTEQRVPIFSLVLANNDHAKVCCALAQANIYCAYGHFYAQGIVEQLALANESGVLRFSLLHYNTRDEIDVLFNELDMILN from the coding sequence ATGAATGCTAATACTCGCAATCAATTTCCTGCGTTAAATAGACTGCGCCAAGGTAAACCCGTGATTTATTTCGATGGCGCGGGGGGAAGCCAAGCGCCGCAAACGGTGATTAATGCCTACGCCGACTATTTAACTCAAGGTAATGCTAATTTAGGCAGCCCTAGTGCCACGAGTCGATTAACTGAGCAATTGGTGGTTGAGGCTCGACAAGCCGCTTGTGATTTTTTAGGTTGTCAATTAGCACAATCCGTAGTGTTTGGTGCTAACGCAACGAGCCTGATCTTTCATTTTAGTTATAGTATTGCCAAGCAATGGCAAGCGGGGGACGAGATTATTGTTACTGCGCTGGACCACTATGCCAACGTTTCACCTTGGCTAAACGCAGCGTTGGCGTGTGGAGTAACCGTACATACCATTCCAATTGACCGCGAGACTTGGCAGCTAGACTATAGCGTTTTAGCCAACAAGCTAAATGCTAACACGCGCTTAATTGCGATCCCTTATGTATCTAATGTGACTGGCACAGTAGTCGATGTGCAACATATTGTGCAAATGGCCCGTGCTTTTGCTCATATTCAAGTCTTTGTTGATGCCGTGGCGGCAGCGCCGCATGTCAAAATCAATTTTCAGTATTTGGACTGCGATTTTTTAGTGACATCAGGTTACAAGCATTTTGCTGGGCATTTAGGTGTGTTGGTCGCTAAGCCTAAGTGGTTACAATTATTGCTACCCAACAAGGTGGCTCCAGCGTCTGAACAGTCGCCTAATTGCTGGGAAATGGGCACGCAAAATTTTGAAGCCATGGCGGCTTATATCGCCTGTATTAATTACTTACAATCCCTGATTGAAGATGAGCCTGTCACTATTGATTTGGCATCCAGTTCAGACTTTTATTCTGGTGGGCATGATATTGGTTCGCAAGATATGTTACCGGCGGATCGCAAGCAAAAGCTAGAAAATGCATTTACCCATATTCAAAACCATGAAAACGAGTTGAGTCGTTATTTTATGCAACAACTAGCCGAATTGCGTGGCGCTAATTTGCTAGGCCAGAAAACGACAGAGCAACGTGTGCCTATTTTTTCGTTAGTACTGGCAAATAATGATCATGCCAAAGTCTGTTGTGCTTTAGCTCAAGCAAACATTTATTGTGCGTATGGTCATTTTTATGCGCAAGGCATTGTTGAACAATTAGCATTAGCCAATGAGTCGGGCGTACTGCGTTTTTCATTGCTGCATTACAACACGCGAGATGAAATCGATGTTTTATTTAATGAACTGGATATGATCCTTAACTGA
- a CDS encoding 2OG-Fe dioxygenase family protein encodes MSAVHHFNDENFFLELGQLDPENVAFLADSFQRLPSNPYKDGSFRVRRFSHFKCVNDDLTHLPHKKFTQSAVYNRFQGDVVRDYEEIEDEVVESEAFVEMFHYFKTMAHVKDHADIDVHQIRVLASANHNTPVAPEGVHQDGFDKIGIFVIRREHITGGEINVHLSRDTKPIMSYAFDHGEFIILNDKRFWHGAATISATDEQNAYMDVFVLTACD; translated from the coding sequence ATGAGCGCTGTCCACCATTTTAATGACGAAAATTTCTTTTTGGAGCTGGGTCAACTTGATCCTGAAAACGTAGCCTTTTTAGCTGATTCATTCCAACGCTTACCGTCAAATCCATATAAAGATGGTTCATTTCGTGTGCGGCGCTTTTCGCATTTCAAATGCGTGAATGACGATTTAACTCATTTACCCCATAAAAAATTTACTCAGTCTGCTGTCTATAATCGTTTTCAAGGTGATGTGGTGCGAGACTACGAAGAGATAGAAGATGAGGTGGTGGAAAGTGAAGCCTTTGTTGAAATGTTCCATTATTTTAAAACCATGGCACATGTTAAAGACCATGCTGATATCGATGTGCATCAAATTCGCGTTCTTGCGTCGGCCAATCACAACACTCCAGTCGCGCCAGAAGGTGTACACCAAGATGGTTTTGATAAAATAGGCATTTTTGTCATTCGCCGTGAACATATAACAGGTGGAGAAATAAACGTACATTTAAGCCGCGATACTAAACCGATAATGAGTTATGCGTTTGATCATGGTGAGTTCATTATTCTTAACGATAAGCGTTTTTGGCACGGTGCCGCGACGATCTCAGCGACCGATGAACAAAATGCTTACATGGATGTGTTTGTGCTAACCGCTTGTGATTAG
- a CDS encoding DUF748 domain-containing protein — protein MLTTLLFTCYRVLKVVGLTLLGLLLAIWLFSPLFFHWGAQPYLNKHGIEISPESTVRINPFLGKLSVDGLAFDKQQRQVLRLDEFELDIKLSSLFKQQITVERLVINGLEVELDFDQQMQLKQAVGLDLALLNTGTQPTKPDVAAAPKVNPLAVLGDWHFIIEPSVIRNSYIRANQADKALKLGLDMTQIYKVALTKKRANYHIGLDWRLGRSEIGLDAKLQADLVAGQAKINNSLSVYEFNLADFTPWLSPFQAQLPAEQYALITSLQGKLKLALNSQVEVTKLFSTQPEIKLLLKDNSLQLDEFSGQQQAQALGWQKFQFTAKQTELVVKQGKLANAKLAAKLVLNDLQASHPQLRSASFEQLVINDIAAAIQPDGNVTFNANSQLNTVEVQTSNGEQMRLDKLVLHHLGAQRAVAGDIKLDVNADLVGVIASRQLTEQVNIDTLSLQNVQTHLQTDKSLQLGLTPEVSSIVINNPQGELLSIEQLSLQRLNVNVSANQDVLLSAKHFRLDTLQALTPILESISAPQKKLVDADKLQQEASGLSELGTPMLDTPMLDKPMMQVPTITLSAIDVALSQGQIASVDLGELAVNGFQTNLILTPDKQLQHVVRLMPQLQATKSKPAEANPKQPESSSETQADPHTPQANEQDMTLRLAGITLTAPGIIAFQDNSVKPAFQQEYQITQLQVGPINNQQPQTATPLTLMVKNPPFTSVSAKGEFTPFLAKPNVNLTAKVRELELPALSSYIQGALGHEIKTGQFDLDVKLTAKQGKLDGGADVGLRGLALSVANKPNASKSKDVISMPLNLAVGVIKDSDDKIDLSLPISGTTDSPSVDGISSFVKILAKKAIVRAGKKALIETLVPYSNVVTVVMMAGDEVFKLRFNDLIYAAGQTELDQQQKVFADNFVNVLRKKDDAQLKVCAIGTPTDIPAANSKPTEDEIEQIKKVSQQRQQVFKNYVVEQGIASSRLLLCTPELETEKDAKPRLVFKS, from the coding sequence ATGCTAACCACCCTATTATTTACCTGTTATCGCGTACTTAAGGTTGTCGGATTAACCTTATTAGGCCTTTTGCTGGCCATTTGGTTGTTTTCGCCTTTGTTTTTTCATTGGGGCGCGCAACCCTATTTAAATAAACATGGCATTGAAATTAGCCCTGAGTCCACAGTGCGAATCAATCCGTTTTTAGGCAAACTCAGTGTCGATGGACTGGCGTTTGATAAACAACAGCGGCAAGTATTGCGACTGGATGAATTCGAGCTGGATATCAAGCTAAGCAGTTTATTTAAACAACAAATAACCGTTGAGCGCTTAGTCATTAATGGTTTAGAAGTTGAACTGGATTTTGATCAGCAAATGCAATTAAAGCAGGCTGTCGGTCTTGATTTGGCTTTACTTAATACCGGAACACAGCCGACAAAACCTGATGTTGCCGCGGCACCTAAAGTAAATCCTTTGGCGGTTTTGGGCGACTGGCATTTTATTATTGAACCTAGTGTGATCCGCAATAGTTATATTCGTGCTAACCAAGCCGACAAAGCATTAAAGCTAGGTTTGGATATGACGCAGATATATAAAGTAGCGCTGACCAAAAAACGGGCTAATTATCATATCGGCCTTGATTGGCGCTTGGGGCGCAGCGAAATTGGGTTGGATGCTAAGCTTCAAGCCGATTTAGTCGCTGGGCAAGCTAAAATAAACAATAGCCTGAGTGTATACGAATTTAATTTAGCCGATTTTACTCCTTGGTTAAGTCCTTTTCAGGCGCAACTACCGGCAGAGCAATATGCGCTGATAACCAGCTTGCAAGGTAAATTGAAGCTAGCGTTAAATAGCCAAGTGGAAGTGACTAAACTATTTAGTACGCAACCTGAAATCAAGTTGTTGCTGAAAGACAATTCTTTGCAGCTTGATGAATTCAGTGGTCAGCAACAAGCGCAAGCTTTGGGTTGGCAAAAATTTCAGTTTACCGCCAAACAGACTGAGCTAGTTGTAAAACAAGGTAAGCTTGCTAACGCTAAACTTGCAGCGAAATTAGTTTTAAATGACCTACAGGCTAGCCATCCGCAATTGCGTTCAGCCAGTTTTGAGCAACTGGTTATTAATGATATTGCCGCAGCTATACAGCCTGACGGCAATGTTACGTTTAACGCCAACAGCCAATTAAATACAGTAGAGGTGCAAACCTCTAATGGTGAGCAAATGCGGCTTGATAAACTGGTGTTACATCACCTAGGTGCGCAGCGCGCTGTGGCGGGCGATATTAAACTCGATGTTAACGCCGATTTAGTTGGAGTGATCGCTAGTCGCCAATTGACAGAGCAAGTGAATATTGACACGCTATCTTTGCAAAATGTGCAAACTCACTTACAAACCGATAAGTCCTTGCAACTCGGATTGACACCAGAGGTGTCTAGTATTGTGATTAATAATCCACAAGGCGAATTATTAAGTATTGAGCAGCTTAGTTTACAGCGACTTAATGTTAATGTGAGTGCTAATCAAGATGTGCTTTTGTCGGCTAAGCATTTTAGGCTTGATACCTTACAAGCTTTAACGCCAATATTAGAGTCGATTTCTGCTCCACAGAAAAAGTTGGTTGATGCTGACAAACTTCAGCAAGAGGCGAGTGGCTTATCTGAGCTAGGCACTCCGATGCTAGATACGCCGATGCTCGACAAGCCAATGATGCAAGTGCCAACTATCACTTTGAGCGCTATTGATGTGGCGCTATCACAAGGGCAGATCGCATCTGTTGATTTGGGCGAATTAGCGGTCAATGGTTTTCAAACTAATCTAATATTAACGCCAGACAAGCAGTTGCAACATGTGGTGCGCTTAATGCCGCAATTGCAGGCGACAAAGTCAAAACCGGCCGAAGCTAACCCGAAACAGCCAGAATCGAGTTCAGAAACGCAAGCTGATCCACATACTCCGCAGGCCAATGAACAAGATATGACACTGCGTTTGGCTGGTATAACGTTAACAGCGCCCGGCATTATTGCTTTTCAAGATAATAGTGTGAAACCGGCTTTTCAGCAGGAATATCAAATTACACAACTGCAAGTTGGGCCAATTAATAACCAACAGCCGCAAACAGCTACACCTTTGACTTTAATGGTTAAAAACCCGCCGTTTACTTCGGTTAGCGCCAAAGGCGAATTTACGCCGTTTTTAGCTAAACCTAACGTTAATCTAACCGCTAAAGTGCGTGAGTTGGAGCTACCAGCATTGTCTTCCTACATTCAAGGTGCATTAGGTCATGAGATTAAAACCGGACAGTTTGATTTAGATGTGAAGTTAACTGCCAAGCAAGGCAAGCTAGATGGCGGTGCTGATGTCGGGTTACGAGGCTTGGCACTATCCGTGGCTAACAAGCCTAACGCCAGTAAAAGTAAGGATGTGATCTCCATGCCGCTTAATTTAGCGGTCGGTGTGATCAAAGACAGCGATGATAAAATTGATTTGTCTTTACCGATAAGTGGTACAACTGACAGTCCCTCGGTCGATGGTATATCGAGCTTTGTGAAAATATTAGCTAAAAAAGCTATTGTGCGAGCCGGAAAAAAGGCCTTAATCGAAACCTTAGTGCCTTATTCTAATGTGGTTACTGTGGTGATGATGGCTGGTGATGAAGTATTTAAATTACGTTTTAACGATTTAATTTATGCGGCAGGACAAACAGAATTAGACCAACAACAAAAAGTATTTGCCGATAACTTTGTTAATGTGCTGCGCAAAAAAGACGATGCGCAATTAAAAGTATGCGCAATTGGTACGCCAACTGACATTCCCGCAGCCAATAGCAAGCCAACGGAAGATGAAATAGAACAAATTAAAAAGGTATCGCAACAGCGCCAGCAAGTTTTTAAAAATTACGTAGTTGAGCAAGGTATCGCTTCTTCACGACTTTTACTCTGTACCCCAGAACTGGAAACCGAAAAAGACGCCAAACCTCGATTGGTATTTAAGTCGTAG
- a CDS encoding S9 family peptidase, with amino-acid sequence MNKALLGLSLSALLLFWLVNLELKEPKVLSNTVTFPRLPALNSQAPKALQRNYTNTYHGFELSDPFHWLKDPSYPKVDDKDVIAYLEQENDYFAQFIEPQQPLVERLYQEFKGREQPQETSVPWVKNGYEYRWYFPEGKEYKVWLRKPLAGGDEVVILDENIQAQGKKFYSVASVSVSPDNQYLAWSFDDDGSERFSIRVKNLLSGELQADKIEQTSGELVWSADSQQFLYTLVSDEWRPYLVKAHTLGQADATDVSIYEEKDSGFFIHLGKTSSGQYVLIATGSHTFGEVYTLPSGDFAAKPQLLAGRDIKMEYDVDHAHGQFFIRSNDQHKNFRVATVADLAPTYDNWRTLIAGSDSHYITGVTAFAEQLVIEEKVNGLEQIRLRAYDGAEYTIEFPEAVYSAGLGNNPEFSQPHLRISYESMVSPHTVYDYQLASKKLLLRKQQDIPSGYDASQYQTERLWATARDGMKVPISIVYKKGFKQDGSQPMHLYAYGAYGMGMTPEFSKVNLSLLDRGFSYAIAHVRGGDELGYQWYLDGKLDKRSNTFNDFIDVAEFLIKQGYVSQGNISISGRSAGGELMGAVTVQRPDLWRSVILGVPFVDVLNTMLDDSLPLTPIEWPEWGNPITSKADYATIASYSPYDNIAKVAYPPMMVTGGINDPRVTYWEPAKWTAKMRAYKTDNNLLVMRMHMGAGHFSSSGRYARLKDDAQEFAFMLLAHGIHD; translated from the coding sequence GTGAATAAAGCATTATTGGGATTAAGCTTGAGTGCTTTATTGTTATTTTGGCTCGTGAATTTAGAACTTAAGGAACCTAAGGTTTTGTCTAATACTGTTACTTTCCCGCGATTGCCAGCGCTGAATAGCCAAGCGCCAAAAGCCCTGCAACGCAATTACACAAATACGTATCACGGTTTTGAGCTAAGTGATCCATTTCATTGGCTTAAAGATCCTTCATACCCCAAGGTCGATGATAAAGATGTGATCGCATATCTTGAGCAAGAGAATGATTACTTTGCGCAATTTATTGAGCCGCAACAGCCTTTAGTTGAACGCTTATATCAAGAATTTAAGGGCCGTGAGCAACCGCAAGAAACGTCAGTGCCTTGGGTTAAAAATGGTTACGAATACCGTTGGTATTTTCCTGAAGGTAAGGAATACAAGGTATGGCTGCGTAAACCTTTGGCGGGTGGCGATGAAGTTGTGATCCTTGATGAGAATATTCAAGCCCAAGGTAAAAAGTTTTACAGTGTCGCGTCTGTTAGCGTTAGCCCTGATAACCAATATTTAGCATGGTCATTTGATGACGATGGCTCTGAGCGCTTTAGTATTCGTGTAAAAAATTTGCTATCAGGTGAGTTGCAGGCCGACAAGATAGAGCAAACCAGTGGCGAGTTAGTTTGGTCGGCTGATAGCCAGCAGTTTTTATATACATTAGTCAGTGATGAGTGGCGACCTTATTTGGTAAAAGCTCACACATTAGGCCAAGCGGATGCAACTGATGTGTCTATATATGAAGAAAAAGATAGCGGCTTTTTTATTCATTTAGGCAAAACAAGTTCAGGCCAATATGTGTTGATTGCCACTGGCAGCCACACCTTTGGTGAAGTTTATACTTTACCCAGTGGCGACTTTGCAGCTAAGCCGCAATTACTGGCCGGACGCGATATTAAAATGGAATACGATGTTGATCATGCTCATGGGCAGTTTTTTATTCGTAGTAATGATCAACATAAAAACTTTCGAGTCGCGACAGTGGCGGATCTTGCTCCGACTTATGATAATTGGCGTACCTTAATTGCCGGTAGTGATAGCCATTACATAACAGGCGTAACTGCATTTGCTGAACAGTTAGTGATTGAAGAAAAAGTTAACGGACTCGAGCAAATACGCTTACGTGCTTATGATGGTGCTGAATACACTATTGAGTTTCCTGAGGCGGTTTACAGTGCTGGTTTAGGAAATAATCCGGAATTTTCCCAACCACACTTGCGAATTAGCTATGAGTCTATGGTGTCGCCGCACACGGTTTATGATTATCAACTAGCCAGTAAAAAGTTGTTGTTGCGTAAACAACAAGACATACCTTCAGGTTATGATGCTAGTCAATATCAAACTGAGCGTTTATGGGCGACAGCCCGCGATGGCATGAAAGTGCCTATTTCTATCGTGTATAAAAAAGGTTTTAAGCAAGATGGTTCGCAGCCTATGCACTTATATGCCTATGGCGCTTATGGCATGGGAATGACGCCGGAATTTTCCAAAGTGAATTTAAGTTTGCTTGATCGTGGTTTTAGTTATGCAATTGCTCATGTTCGTGGTGGCGATGAATTAGGCTATCAATGGTATTTGGATGGCAAGTTAGATAAACGCAGTAATACCTTTAATGATTTTATTGATGTCGCCGAGTTTTTGATTAAACAAGGCTATGTGAGCCAAGGCAATATTTCTATTTCAGGCCGCAGTGCGGGTGGCGAATTAATGGGTGCGGTGACAGTGCAAAGGCCTGATTTGTGGCGCAGTGTGATTTTGGGCGTGCCGTTTGTTGATGTGCTCAATACCATGCTAGATGACAGCTTACCATTAACGCCTATTGAATGGCCTGAGTGGGGTAACCCGATCACTTCAAAAGCGGATTATGCGACAATCGCCAGTTATAGCCCGTACGACAACATTGCAAAAGTGGCTTATCCTCCTATGATGGTGACAGGTGGTATTAATGATCCGCGAGTTACATACTGGGAACCCGCCAAATGGACAGCGAAAATGCGCGCCTATAAAACGGATAATAATTTACTGGTTATGCGCATGCACATGGGCGCCGGACATTTTAGCAGTTCTGGCCGTTACGCTAGATTAAAAGACGATGCCCAAGAGTTTGCGTTTATGCTGCTCGCTCATGGAATTCATGATTAA
- a CDS encoding PDZ domain-containing protein, whose protein sequence is MKMQTGLIALSLSFAGNSYSEEEKANLGLNLDVGVSGFFSSVLETAEVSFVESDSPAAKAGLQVGDKIVAIDDCQVPGCLTSDAKQRLKRQPGDLVPIVIQRDDDIQFYTTLKVE, encoded by the coding sequence ATGAAAATGCAAACAGGATTAATCGCCTTAAGCTTATCGTTTGCTGGTAACAGCTACAGCGAGGAAGAGAAAGCCAACCTCGGGTTAAATTTAGATGTCGGCGTTAGCGGATTTTTTAGTTCCGTGCTTGAAACAGCCGAAGTGTCTTTTGTCGAATCAGATTCGCCAGCAGCCAAAGCTGGTTTACAAGTCGGTGATAAAATTGTTGCAATTGATGACTGCCAAGTACCTGGGTGCCTAACATCAGACGCCAAACAACGGCTAAAACGTCAACCTGGTGACTTAGTGCCTATAGTGATCCAACGCGATGACGATATTCAATTTTATACAACGCTAAAAGTCGAATAA